GCCCCAATCGTCAACGGACAGCATCGTCCCCTCTTCGCGCTCGATGATCGCGACCAGGTTGTCGATGACGCCCTTCTTGTTTTCCGCGTTGAGCTCGGGGCTCAACAGCAGAAGCGTCTCGTACTTCCTCATGAGATCCTCCTTATGGACTGTGGCCCTTTCCCCTGAGGGAGGGAAAGAGCAAGGCGAACGGAGGTGGTTAGGCGATTTAAAAAGGCGTGTCAAGGACTGCCGAGGTTTTCCCTTATCGCGGCAGGAAATGTTCGATCCCCAGCTCCTTGGTAGCGGGCGCGGGCGTGACCACCTTCTCCCTGGGGTGCTTCCTCCGGTAGCATTCGTGCTCCTTTTCCAGAAGGCCAGTCGCGGCAATGCGGATGGAATTGCCCTTGGTGAAGGAGTCGTCTTCGCCGGAATAGCGCTGCAGAATGATGGAGATGTCTCCCAGGTTCTGGTCCTTCAGGCTCCACTTCCAGATGCGCAAATTCCCGAAGGGATTGCCGCGCCACTGCTTGGGCTCGCCATAGCGGCTTTTCAGGGCAGTCAGCAGCTTCTCGTAGAAGGCCATGGAATCGTCGTCGTAATTCATTTTGATGCGCGCGATGCGGCCCGGAGAGTCGCAGGTGCCGCTGGTGACGTAACCGGAACGAAAGCCTGGGACCGGCATGAGCGCCATGGTCGAAAGGTATTGCCGGTTCAGGTCTGTGTCGCTTTCCTTGGTCGCGATCTTGCCAGGATATTCCTGAATGCTCGCCCCAAGACGGATGCCGCCCAGTTCCAGAGGGGCGTCATACGCCTGGCAAACAAATGCTGTCGACAGCAGCAAAACAGCGGTCAGGACGGCGGCCTTCACGGCTATTCCGGGAAAGCGGCCAGGGCTTGGCCCTGGTCTTCGAAAATGGGGAATATTTCCGTATAGCCGGAAATCTCAAACACTTCGCGCATATAGTCCTTGATGTCGCACAGATGCAGAACGCCGCCGCTTTTTTTCAAGTGCTGCAAAGCCATAAGAAGAACCCTCAGTCCGCTGGAGTTGATGTAGTCCACTCCCCCGAAATCCATGAGCAGCCTGGACGTCCCTCCGGTCACGAGTCCCATCACCCGGTCCTCGAGCTCTTTGGAGGTGTTCGAATCCAAACGGCCGTCGATTTTGAGGACGGTCACGGGTCCGGCAGCTGTCACGACGAGTTCCATCTCATGCTCCTAAGTGGTCTTCTTGCGTATGTGCAGAATGTTTTTCCCGTTCTCTCGTTCGTAGACCAGTTCGTCCATGGTCTTGCGCACGAAATGGATGCCCAGCCCCCCTATCCTGCGCTTCTGCGCCGCAACGCTCACATCGGGTTCGGGCGCCATGAGTGGGTTGAAGGGCTTCCCCTCGTCCTGAACAGTCATCTCCACGGAGCCGGGATTGCGCAGAAGCTTCACGTCGATGACGTGGCCTCCCTCCGTGTCAAAGGCGTAGGAGATGACGTTGGTGACCAGCTCGTCCAGCGCAAGCTGTATGTGGTACGCATCCCGCCCGGCCACCTCGCACCGTTCCAGGAAACATTCCACCTCCATGAGAAGCCTGTCCAGCTCGGAGAGGGTGTTGCCGATGCGCAGACAAAGCTGCTCGTTCATGATGGTGTTGTTTTCCACGAACGCCCAAGCGTGTCAACGCGCCCTTTTCGGGTTTTCAAGCACCACTGCCGGTGCTAGACTGGCCAAGCCATGACCAAAACGAACACCACCCCAAACGACAACGACGCCACCCAGGCCTTTCTGGAAAGCCTGCCGGAACTTGCTCCCGGCGAGAGCTTCCGCTTCGCCTGCCACCCGCAAGTTCCCTGCTTCAACGCCTGCTGCTCGGACCTGTCGCTCATGCTCACCCCCTACGACGTGTTGCGCCTGCGCGCCAGGCTTGGGCTTTCCAGCCGTGAATTCATCGCCAAGCATGCCCTGGCCGCGCAGGCTCCGGACACGGGGTTTCCCATGCTCAGGCTACGCATGCGAGAGGACGTACTCGGGGCTCCCTGCCCCTTCGTCACCCGCGAGGGCTGCACGGTCTACCCCGGACGCCCCGGGGCCTGCCGGACCTACCCCCTGGGCAGAGCCACCAAGACCGACGAAGCCGGAGAAGTCGTCGAACAGTTCTTCGTGGTGCAAGAACCCCATTGCCGCGGCTTCGAACAGGACGCTTCCTGGACGTCCGCAGCCTGGCTCACCGACCAGGACCTGCAGGAGTATAACCGTTTCAACGACCGCTACATGCTCCTTCTGGCCGAAGCCAAACAGCGGGGAGCCAAACTGGACCAGAAGCAGGCCAACATGGCCTTTCTGGCCGCATACAACATCGATGCTTTCCGGGACTTTCTGGTCAACACGGGCATGCTCGGGCGCCTGGAACTCACCGAACAACGGCATGAAGCCATACTTCAGGACGAACCAACGCGCCTTCTCTTCGCTATGGACTGGCTGGAACTGGTCCTCTTCGGATTGGAACGCAATTTGAAAAAGAAAACGTCATGACCCCGGACGTCTCGCTCACCAAGAAGATCCTTCCGCTCGACACTCTGCTGGAAAGGCTTGGCCCTCTGCGCCCCAACTCCAGGGTGGTCTTCACCAACGGCTGTTTCGACCTCTTGCATCCGGGGCACGTGGATCTTCTGGCCAGGGCCAAAGCCCTGGGGGATATTCTGATACTTGGGCTCAATGCCGATATTTCGGTACTAGGGCTCAAAGGGAACACCCGCCCCGTTACCGCCTGGGCGGACAGGGCCCTGGTGCTTGCCGGGCTTGCCAGCGTGGACTTCATCACCAGCTTCGACGACCCCACCCCGCTGAAACTCATCGAGGCCATCCTGCCGGACGTTCTGATAAAGGGAGGAGACTGGCCCGTAGAATCCATCGTTGGGCGCGAAGCCGTTTTAGCTGCGGGAGGAAGGGTGCTGAGCCTTCCCCTGCTGCCGGGATACTCCACGACGAGTCTGATCGGACGTATCAAATGCCTGTGAGCCTTGACGCTCCGCGCTTGGGAATATAAATAATGACCGTTTCCACAGAGGGGGCCATGCACACTCGTTTTCTCGCTTTCATGCGCAACACCGCCATTGTCGCAGCCATAACCATGGCCTTTGCTGGCACGTCCTACGCCCAGAATGAACCGGACATGCAACTGGTGTCCAAAGACTCTCCCATTACCGCCGTTGTGGGCGAAGAGGATGGCGAGGGGCTCTGGATCGTGAGCTCGGACGGCACCAGCTACTCAGTCTGGACCCCAGAGGAGATAAGCCTCGAGGACATCTCCGCCTTCCAGAGTTACTACAAGAACAAGGAAGTGACGCTGACCGGCGACGTGTACAAAGACAAGTTCGGCAACCTGAACCTCTTTGTTAAGTCCTTGCCACAGTAGACTTCGAAGCAGCGCTCTTACGGCGCTTATACCCCAGTTGTAGTTTCAGACCACGCGGATTCGCTGTTTTCGCTCTCTTAGTGTAGGATGCCAACAGTGAACTCCTCCAAGCACACAAAGATCACCTCTTTTCTCCATCGGCTTTTCGAACATGGCTTGGCGCAGGATGAGGCGGTCCTGCACTACATGGCCTCCACCCACGGCGGCGCGTCTCCGAGCGATTTCGAGACTGTCCTGGCGAACCGCGACGACCCTGACGCCGCCAGCCTGACCGACCTGCTCCTTTTCCCGAATAACGACGTTTTGAATCGCCTGGAACTTTTGCTTGAGGGCGAGGAGTTTTCCTCCCCGGACGCTTTGGCCGTGGCTAAGGCCCTGGAGAAAACCGTAAGCACACGTGCACTCCTCCCCGGCGGCGAAGAAGTGCCGGTGCTTCTCGAACTGGGCGACGTGGCTCGTTTCGTGGAGCGTTTGCGCCTGGAGCACGCCCCTCCCCGCGAACTGTCCGAAGCTGTGGCCGATGGGTTTCCAGGTGTGAGCGGCGCCCCCTTGAAGGTGGCTCTCAGGCACTGCCGTTTGGAATGGACATCAGAGCGCACTGTATTTCTTACCGCTCTCTTGCGGAATATGCCCGCAAAGGGGGAAGCTCTAGACATCCTGGTCTGGGCCCTCACGTACCTTGGCTCACTCCCGGATGGCGCTTCGGCATTGGACTCGCTCGCCGTGAAATACGCTGAACTGTCCGCCAGGTTCAGGCGCGCCCTGGACTTTCACTCAGCCCTGGCCAAATCCAGCTTCGAGGTGATGATGGCCCAGGGCGCGCGCGTGGTTCTGCCCCACCCGGACCAGATCCGCGGTGAGCTGGCCCTGCTTGACGCCGTCTGTTTGGCCGTGGCCGGAAGACCAGCCTGGAGCCTGGCCGGAATTACGGAAACCGACCTGGGGGAAGTGGACGGCGGCGAGGCCGCTCTGGATATTCTGGGAAGGCTCGAAGGCTAAAAGAACATCAGACCTTGGCCGGAAGGGCCGGGAAGGTGGCGGCGAAGACAGCCCCCTGGCGGCCGTTCCTGACCAGCTCCACGTCGCCCCCCAGGGACTTCATGATGCCGTGGCAGATGGCCAGGCCGAGTCCGGACCCTGTGCCTACGTCCTTGGTTGAATAAAACGGTTCGAAAATCCGTTCGGCAATGGCTTGAGGAACCCCAGGCCCAGTGTCCGCCA
The nucleotide sequence above comes from Desulfovibrio sp.. Encoded proteins:
- a CDS encoding adenylyltransferase/cytidyltransferase family protein gives rise to the protein MTPDVSLTKKILPLDTLLERLGPLRPNSRVVFTNGCFDLLHPGHVDLLARAKALGDILILGLNADISVLGLKGNTRPVTAWADRALVLAGLASVDFITSFDDPTPLKLIEAILPDVLIKGGDWPVESIVGREAVLAAGGRVLSLPLLPGYSTTSLIGRIKCL
- a CDS encoding STAS domain-containing protein, which gives rise to MELVVTAAGPVTVLKIDGRLDSNTSKELEDRVMGLVTGGTSRLLMDFGGVDYINSSGLRVLLMALQHLKKSGGVLHLCDIKDYMREVFEISGYTEIFPIFEDQGQALAAFPE
- a CDS encoding YkgJ family cysteine cluster protein; this encodes MTKTNTTPNDNDATQAFLESLPELAPGESFRFACHPQVPCFNACCSDLSLMLTPYDVLRLRARLGLSSREFIAKHALAAQAPDTGFPMLRLRMREDVLGAPCPFVTREGCTVYPGRPGACRTYPLGRATKTDEAGEVVEQFFVVQEPHCRGFEQDASWTSAAWLTDQDLQEYNRFNDRYMLLLAEAKQRGAKLDQKQANMAFLAAYNIDAFRDFLVNTGMLGRLELTEQRHEAILQDEPTRLLFAMDWLELVLFGLERNLKKKTS
- a CDS encoding ATP-binding protein encodes the protein MNEQLCLRIGNTLSELDRLLMEVECFLERCEVAGRDAYHIQLALDELVTNVISYAFDTEGGHVIDVKLLRNPGSVEMTVQDEGKPFNPLMAPEPDVSVAAQKRRIGGLGIHFVRKTMDELVYERENGKNILHIRKKTT